The genomic region TAATTAGAACATCAGCTGTAACTGCTGCTTTATTACAACCCTAATTCCAAAAATGTTGGGAaggctgtgtaaataaaaacagaatgcagggattttgaaatgtcatacacccatattttatttacagtagaATATAGAAAACatcaaactgttaaaatgtacaattttaaaaaagaaatggctattttttttaaattttatggcAGTGGCATatctcaaaaaagttgggaaGGGGCACGTTTACCACTGAGAAGAATCCCCTCTTCTTCTAAGAACAATCGTCTGCAAACTGAGGAGACCAGTTGTTGGACTTTTAGGGCGGGAGTGTTGCCCCGTTGTCTGATTTaggattccagctgctttttATTACCACTTACGTGTCATTATCATCCCAACTTTTCCGAGACgttttgctgccatcaaatagaAAATTTCattaaatactaaaatactaaatactaaaagttttctatgttttaccataaataaaatgttggtCTGTGAGACTTGCAAATCAttccattctgtttttatttacattttacacatccTCCCCAGTTTTTTAGACCTGAAGTTGTGATTATCACACAATCCCTGTGAAAACATGGACTCAGACAGGTGTAACAAGTAGAGCATTTGTACTTATTTTTAATCTGAGTCCTCGGCGAAGAGGTGGGAACGGAAGTCCTCCATCAAGGTGATGACCTCATCAACAACTTCAATCTTCTTCTTGACCGGGAAACATCTGGGCATGAGCTTTCGTCCATACTATAAGATTTTAAAGGTGGAGCCTTAACCATCAGTAGGATATAACTTgctatgagattttttttctaagctAACTAAAATTGATTTGTTGGTAGAGCATTGAGAGGCtaagtgtctttatttctcAAAGCTAGAGGTAACATTTATATATGTGGCACACTGACTTAATGCAAGTACAGAATGTATTTAATGTTGTATGAATCTATGTTAAATGActcactgttttcttggcttCATCCAGCGATCTCTGAATGCACTCCTTCATCCTTTCTCTGTGTTGCTCCATCTCCAGTTTAAGTTTTTCCTCTCGCTGTCTGGAGTGTGTAACAACATGTAATAAGAGAGGTAGTTATACAGTATACTGGATTTTTGTCAATGCACCAAAGACAGgaattaaaatataaacagaaacaaaacccaTTTTTATCTTTCTGGattgttaaataaaaactggagattAAGGAGGTGGATAAAATTTACTATTCACAAGTTAGCCCTGTTTACTAAACATCTGCGTTCAGTGAGACAAACCTGCTCCTCTTCTCGCTGTCCTTGATGTTCCTCAGTGTTTTCAGCACGTCCTCTGGGATGCTCTCAACTTGCTGGAACAGCAGAGATATATGGTGCTCAAAACCAGTCAGCATCTCCAAAGTGGTGAGTTGGGTCGGCCGTTCATCGACGCATGAGGAATACACCTTTGCCACCTTAATCGCCAAATCATTCAACATAATATCCTGTATGTAAGACAGTTGTAgaagatgagagaaaaaaaggttcCCCAAGGCTGCTTTGATTTCAAATAGGATGATATATTAAAAAAGTCGAGCATAAAGTACACTCTGCATCATTACCTGGTCCTCTGTCTTTATTGATTCATGGAGACGAACACTCTTTTTAAGCATGGCCATTCTCTTCTTTTTGATGTCAACTCTCTCCTTCATATCTTCTACATGCATGTTTAgctgctcttcttcctctttccttgACACAAAGAAgagtctatctatctatctatctatctatctatctatctatctatctatctatctatctatctatctatctatctatctatctatctatccttGGTGCTTTCCTTTTGCTTGGTTAGCAGACATAGCAGCAGTCACATAAATTGTAAGTTCAAAAAGCAACCAACCGCTGTCACGAGAGATCTGCAAGATACTGTGAGGACTTCTTCACAAAAGCCAAAATTCATGCTGTGTACACCTGGCTTTGAAAGAACTGTTAGAAAAACCGCGATTCTCACATTTTCTTTATGGTGACCTCGAAAGTGTGCTCCATTTTCTTATCCATCCTGGTGATGTTGTGAATCAGAGACAGGTTCTGGTCAGTCAGCTCTGACAGCAGGACGATTACCTCCAGGGGATCGAAGTTATATAGTTCCAGCTTGTCCTGCAGGGAAAGGTAAGtgagcactgtaaataaagcctCCTGATGAAAATGGCTGTTGCTTTAATGATCTTTGGTTTTAGACTCACTAACTCTGACCTCATAGATTGTGTTGTTTCCATTCAGCTGGGAATTCTTCACCCTGAAATGAAATAGATTTTAAGATcatagttttaaaaagttttattcTGCTGGAACTCCTACCACTTTCTTTGCTGTTGTTGCATTGCTCCCTGTTGCTCTGATAACATCACAGATTAAATTATccaacaaaactaaaactaatcaaACTAACTAATCAAATTAAATGACCTGAGAATTGATAGAAAAGAACCAACTggtgatagtgtgtgtgtgctttcttACACGGCATCACTGTGGTTTGAGAACAGTGTAGACTCACTGGTGGGAGGCAGCACTCTATCTGGAGTGGAATCCAGATCTTTCTCCAAGCCTGTGTTAAAGTTCATACTTACAGATCAGATGTATGTGAGCTTCTATGCCAGCAGTTATAATGCATTCAATAGTAACTCAGACacggtttattttttaataaaaggctGGTCTCCTATTTAAGAAACCCACACCAGTCTGACCCGTATCcatttaatgttgttttcctACCATCTGGTCTGTCTGGCAAGCCTTTGGTTGTTAAAGTCGCTGCTTTCTGGGCTTCCTGCCACTCGGGAGGAGAAAGCTTGAACAGAACTCTCCTGTACCTCTTATATTCATTCAGAACCTTCTCAATCTTGGCAACTTCACTATAAAGAAGAAAGCTTTAGCATGCTACTTATTCCAAATTTGTCACTTTCTTTTACAGATCTATGCATTAAACCGATGCGTACCGCATTTAAGTGACATGCATGATATTCCTATTGTTAGCCATACCTTTTTAATATTGCTGTTTCATCGGTGACCTTCTCAATCTTATCATTCATTTCCTGTATGGAGCTACTTGAGTTTTTCAACCTGctaaaaaagcagttttacagttattacaacagaaaattatatttaaatcaacCCATCCCCTATtcaaaacaatatttatatCAAAATATCCCATTTTGATATGGGGAATTTTCTGATGCTTACAGATTTTGGGCATCCATAACTTTCTTCTCGACAGAGGTGAGGAATTCTTTCAAAAAGCAATCTTCAAATGCCTTGAAATCTTCAAGTCTTTGTACTACATACTTCTGTGCAGTCATGGCCTTTGCGGTCGTCTTAATCTTTGAACTGATCACCTTATCATCAAACTGGATTATTTAACAACATAAGATTAACATACTGTAAATTTGTCAtaattaaaagacagaaaagcttTGATGACTGTTTTCTAACAGAAAACGCATTTATtaaagaaataatgaaatatGCTAGACTTTATGTGCATACAATTGAAAAAATAGTTCCAGATTTTAGGAAATATAAATCAAGGAAGAGATAACGCTTAAGAGCCAATACGTCCTtcttttttaacaaacaaaatttgattttatttccccCGCTTCCAGTCTCTCCAGGCTGTAGCGAAATCCTAAGTAAGGCTAATCCCAAacatcttttcattcaaattaaaagtttgtCAGATTAAAATCTCTATAGCTTCATTTAAGAGCAGGATATTTGTACTTTTGCTCACATGAATTTTGAAATAATCTCGACCTCAGGATTAGTCCTTACAATTGAGGGATTCTTCTTGGGTCTAGAAAAACAAGCTAAACATTTTAATAGAAGTAGAAcaatgtgcaaaagttttgagccacccctcaAACAGAAATTAGTTTCAATGATTTTTGAAATATGCAACCATAGTTGTACAATTATAAGAACTAATGTAAGAGAAAATAATAGTGTCTGTATCTCTATCTAATTTTGATGGGCTTATGATGGACCTctaaagttttcttttcttttgtttaatgcAACTGCTGATTTTGCAAAAACTATGCCTTAGACCCTTTAATTACATTACCTTTAGCTGCGCATTCTTCTCTGACATGAGGATCCAGTTCTCACTGCTGTCTCTCTTAGAAATGTCTAAGCAAAGAGAATAAGTCATGTCAACACTAGAGAGCAATCCTTCAAACCAAATGTAACCTTTAAAACACTGCATTCTGCTCTTTCTTCACCCACCTTGATTAACCTCAGACGTTGACATGCCTGTGAGGTCTTGAGTAGGGAGAGatgtgtttttcctcttctccCTTTCCTCCTGCTCTTTCAACAGCAGACCTATCACCTCATTTGTGGACATGCTTTGTCTGTCCTGCACTGAAGACAGTCAAAACAAACCCTAAAAATAGTTTTCAATACAGTGCTTTGAAAcagtttttgtgtatgtgtgtgtgtatttttcacACTTGCATGTTTCACATCgttaaagaaatgctgctgatcAAAAGGAACTCAAAGGCTCGTCTCAAATTTACCAAAAAGCATTCCCCAAGAATTTTGTGAAAATATTCTGTTGACTGATGAGACAAATTAAAAGGTTTTGGAAGGTCTAATTCTTGTTACACCtgggataaaaacaaaaacatcataccaacagcCAAACATGGTGCTGGttaagtgtgatggtctggggaagAAGCATGGACCATGGATTCATACACAGTGATTTCAAAGACTCGTTGACAGTTATTCCTAACATGTgactgcagttcttgctgccaaagcTGGTACAATCAGTTATTAGGTTTGGGcggcaattattttttaacacagatttagatagtatttttttcaaaataaattaattcatcatgtaaaaactgaattttatatttatgtggATTATCTTTGCCCAGTATTCAAATTTATTTGATGTTCTGAAACATTAAAGTGTGACACATATGACACAGGAAAAGAAATTAAAGAGTGGGCAAATATTTTTTCACAACATTGAAGtgc from Astatotilapia calliptera chromosome 10, fAstCal1.2, whole genome shotgun sequence harbors:
- the LOC113030730 gene encoding cilia- and flagella-associated protein 100-like isoform X1, with product MSSPLQPVQDRQSMSTNEVIGLLLKEQEEREKRKNTSLPTQDLTGMSTSEVNQDISKRDSSENWILMSEKNAQLKFDDKVISSKIKTTAKAMTAQKYVVQRLEDFKAFEDCFLKEFLTSVEKKVMDAQNLRLKNSSSSIQEMNDKIEKVTDETAILKSEVAKIEKVLNEYKRYRRVLFKLSPPEWQEAQKAATLTTKGLPDRPDGLEKDLDSTPDRVLPPTSESTLFSNHSDAVVKNSQLNGNNTIYEDKLELYNFDPLEVIVLLSELTDQNLSLIHNITRMDKKMEHTFEVTIKKMKEEEEQLNMHVEDMKERVDIKKKRMAMLKKSVRLHESIKTEDQDIMLNDLAIKVAKVYSSCVDERPTQLTTLEMLTGFEHHISLLFQQVESIPEDVLKTLRNIKDSEKRSRQREEKLKLEMEQHRERMKECIQRSLDEAKKTYGRKLMPRCFPVKKKIEVVDEVITLMEDFRSHLFAEDSD
- the LOC113030730 gene encoding cilia- and flagella-associated protein 100-like isoform X3, which translates into the protein MSTNEVIGLLLKEQEEREKRKNTSLPTQDLTGMSTSEVNQDISKRDSSENWILMSEKNAQLKFDDKVISSKIKTTAKAMTAQKYVVQRLEDFKAFEDCFLKEFLTSVEKKVMDAQNLRLKNSSSSIQEMNDKIEKVTDETAILKSEVAKIEKVLNEYKRYRRVLFKLSPPEWQEAQKAATLTTKGLPDRPDGLEKDLDSTPDRVLPPTSESTLFSNHSDAVVKNSQLNGNNTIYEDKLELYNFDPLEVIVLLSELTDQNLSLIHNITRMDKKMEHTFEVTIKKMKEEEEQLNMHVEDMKERVDIKKKRMAMLKKSVRLHESIKTEDQDIMLNDLAIKVAKVYSSCVDERPTQLTTLEMLTGFEHHISLLFQQVESIPEDVLKTLRNIKDSEKRSRQREEKLKLEMEQHRERMKECIQRSLDEAKKTYGRKLMPRCFPVKKKIEVVDEVITLMEDFRSHLFAEDSD
- the LOC113030730 gene encoding cilia- and flagella-associated protein 100-like isoform X2, which gives rise to MSSPLQPVQDRQSMSTNEVIGLLLKEQEEREKRKNTSLPTQDLTGMSTSEVNQDISKRDSSENWILMSEKNAQLKVISSKIKTTAKAMTAQKYVVQRLEDFKAFEDCFLKEFLTSVEKKVMDAQNLRLKNSSSSIQEMNDKIEKVTDETAILKSEVAKIEKVLNEYKRYRRVLFKLSPPEWQEAQKAATLTTKGLPDRPDGLEKDLDSTPDRVLPPTSESTLFSNHSDAVVKNSQLNGNNTIYEDKLELYNFDPLEVIVLLSELTDQNLSLIHNITRMDKKMEHTFEVTIKKMKEEEEQLNMHVEDMKERVDIKKKRMAMLKKSVRLHESIKTEDQDIMLNDLAIKVAKVYSSCVDERPTQLTTLEMLTGFEHHISLLFQQVESIPEDVLKTLRNIKDSEKRSRQREEKLKLEMEQHRERMKECIQRSLDEAKKTYGRKLMPRCFPVKKKIEVVDEVITLMEDFRSHLFAEDSD